A region of the Myxococcus stipitatus DSM 14675 genome:
CCAACATCAGGGGAGCCAACAGGGAAAGCCGGGTACGGCGCTTCATGCGGTCCTCGCGGGGAACAGGATTTGAATGGCGCTTCTAACCCGCCAGGGTGCGTCCGCCATCCCGGAACCCTGTAATTCCTTCAAGCAAGCGTCCGAGATGCGGCAGGGCAGGGGGAGGGCGACTCCGTGGGGTGAACCGTCCGGGTCGTCTGGGCTTTCACGACTACCTCCCAGGTTGTTGAGTGGATTTCATCCATGTCAGGTCGGATTGGTAGGGTGTCTCTACCTGGGAGCAAGGCATAGGGCCGCTCGAAGGAGGCTGGATGGCGAGGCATGACGGTGGGGACTTTGACGCGCGGTATCAAAGGGAGATGGAGGAGCTGGACCGGCGGCTGAGGGAGGGGCAGGAGGAGACGCGAGCCACCCTCCAGGTGCTCTCACAGCAGATGGAGAGGACGCGGGGGGACCTGGATGCGCTCGAGCGGAGTCATCGTGAAGTCAGACCTGCCCTCCAGAACAGCCGAGAGACATTCCGAGAGCTCCGGAGTGCGTATCAGGATTACGCGGTCGAGCTGCGTGCGCTGAAGGAAGACTCCGGCGCGCTCAAGCAAGAGGTCGCCGAGGTGAGGCAGGACGTCGGCGCACTCAAGCAAGGCTACGTGGCGCTGAAGAAGAACGTCGGCGCGCTCAAGGAGGAGGTCGACTCATTCAAGCAAGAGGTCGGAGCCCTCAAGCAGCAGGTGTACGTCGTCGAGAAGCAGGTCGACGTGGTGAGGAAGGACGTCGACGTCCTTCAACGAGACGTCGCCACGCTCCAGCAAGACGTCGCTACACTCCAACAGGACGTCGGCACGCTCCAACAGGACGTCGGCACGCTCCAACAGGACGTCGGCACGCTCCAACAGGACGTCGGCACGCTCCAGCAACGGGTGCACGTCGTCGAAGCGAGGACGGAGGTGCTCGAGGAGAGGGTGGATGCCGTCAGACATGACGTCGACGCCGTCACCCAGCGGACCGAGCTGCTCGAGGTGAAGGTCCAGTCCGTCGAGGTGCGGGTGGGGACCATGGACAACCGCATCCACTCCTTGGAGGAGCACAGCCGGGTCACCGACTCGAAGTTCGAGGCCGCGGATCATCGGTTCCAGTGCCTCGAGGAGAAGTTGAACGCGGTCTTCCAAGCGACGGCTGTACTGCGCGCAGGCTTCGAGGAGTCCGTCGACACGCTGGCCCGACTCTCCCAGCAGATGGGGGTGGACTCATCGAGGCTCCGCAAGGGGTTGTTCCACGTCAACGACAAGGTCGCCCGGCTCACCGTCGACTGGGGCTCCACCCGGATACGGCTGGAGGACCATGAGCGAATCCTGAAGAAGCTCCTCAAGAACTGAGCACGTGAGCCTCCCTGGAGCGCCGCGGTGAAGGTCAGCGCGGCGCTCCAGCCAGCGTCGGTGTAGCTTCGGACCACGAAGGGACACGTATGCGGCTGGTGCTCATCTCCGATACCCACCGACGACACGAGGAGCTGGAGGTCCCCGCCTGCGACGTGCTCATCCATGCGGGCGACTTCTCCAAGCGAGGGAAGCAGCCGGAGCTGGAGTCCTTCCTTTCCTGGTTCGCCACCCAGCCCGCCCGCGAGAAGGTGTTCGTCGCGGGCAACCATGACTTCATCTGCGAGCGGGAGCCAGCGCTGACGCGGGAGCTCGCGCGCCAGGCGGGGGTGCACTACCTCGACGACGAGGCGCTCGTGGTCTCCGGGCTGCGCCTGTGGGGCTCGCCGGTGACGCCTCGCTTCGGCGGCATGGCGTTCAACTACGACCGGGGCGCGCCCATCCTGGCCCGCTGGAACCTCATCCCGGAGGGGCTGGACGTCCTCATCACCCACGGCCCTCCGAAGGGGGTGGGGGACCGCACCTTCCTGGGCGCGCACGTGGGCTGCGCGGACCTGCTCGCCCGGGTGCGGCACGTCCGGCCGCGCCTCCATGTCTTCGGCCACATCCACGAGTCCTTTGGTGAGCACTCGGTGCCCGACGTGCCCACCCGGTTCCTCAACGTGGCCAACTGCCACCTGCTCCCGCTCGGGCTGCGTCCCCCCGTGACGGTGGAGCTGGAGCCCCAGGCCGCGATGGACAGGACGTCGACGCTCTGACCGGGACGTCCCCCGCCGTCCGGTGAGGGGACGCAGCGGCCCGTCACCAGAGGGAATGTTGCTCGGAAGGCGAGGGGGCCTTCCGGGGCGTGCAAGCATCGGCACCTGGGCCCGTTAAGTAGTAAGGACCGCGGGGCGGATGCATGTCCGGTCCATCAGAGGACTCAGGAGCTTCATCGGATGAAACGATTTCTAGTCGGCGCGCTCGCCTTCATCGGCGCGATGTCCGTTCTCTTCGTGATGGGCTTGATTGCCCTCATCGTGCTGGCCTCCATGAGCCGCCCGAGCGTGCCCTCCCAGCTCGTGCTGGAGATGGACCTGGACCGGCCCCTGCCCGAGCACGTCGCGGAGGCGTCCCTGTCGAGCGCCTTTGGCGAGGAGCCGCTCACCGTGCGCGACGTGGTGGACGCGCTGGAGAAGGCCGGGGATGACTCCCGGGTGAAGTCGCTGCTCGTGCGCGTGGGCACCAGCCCCGGCAGTCCGGCGACGACGCAGGAGGTCCGCGACGCGGTGAAGGCCTTCCGCGCGAAGGGCAAGAAGGCCGTGGCGTTCACCGACTCGTTCGGCGAGGAGGGCAACGGCACCAGCACGTACTACTTCGCGTCGGTCTTCGACGAAATCTACATGCAGCCGTCCGGCAGCTTGAACATCCTGGGCATCGCCTTCGAGACGCCGTTTGCTCGAGACGCGCTGGAGAAGCTGGGCGTCAAGCCGCAGTTCGACAAGCGCTACGAGTTCAAGAACGCCGTCAATTCCTACACGGAGCAGGGCTACACGGGGCCGCACCTGGAGGCCACCAAGCAGTTCACCGGCAGCCTCTTCGGGCAGATGGTGCGCGGCATCGCCGAGGAGCGCGAGCTGACGGAGGACGCGGTGCGCGCGCTCATCGACCGGGCGCCGCTGCTCGCGACGGAGGCGGTGGAGAACAAGCTGCTGGACGGCCTGCGCTACCGCGACGAGGTCTATGCCGAGCAGAAGAAGGCGGCCGGCGACAACGCGGAGCTCCTGTACATGAAGAAGTACCTGGAGCGCGCGGGCCGTCCCCACACCTCGGGAGACACCATCGCGCTGGTGTACGCGGTGGGCACGGTGAATCGCGGCAAGAGCGACGCGAGCCCCTTCGGTGAGCAGTCCCTGGGCAGCGACAGCGTGTCGGCGGCGCTGCGCAAGGCGGTGGAGGACTCGCGGGTGAAGGCCATCCTCTTCCGCGTGGACAGTCCGGGCGGCAGCTACGTGGCCAGCGACACCGTGCGCCGCGAGGTGCAGCGCGCGCGCGAGGCGGGCAAGCCCGTCATCGCCACCATGGGCACGTACGCCGCGAGCGGCGGCTACTTCGTCGCCATGGACGCGGACAAGATTGTCGCGCACCCCGGCACGCTGACGGGCAGCATCGGCGTGTACAACGGCAAGTTCGTCACGAACGGCTTCTGGGAGAAGCTGGGCGTCAACTTCGAGACGGTGTCCTTCGGCCGCAACGCAATGCTGACCAGCACGGACGCGGCCTATACGCCGGAGGAGCAGGCCCGCGTGGACGCGGAATTGGACCGCATCTACACGGACTTCACCACGCGCGCGGCGGCCAGCCGGAAGATGCCGCTGGACAAGCTCCAGGGCCTGGCCAAGGGCCGCGTGTGGACGGGCGAGGACGCGCTGACGAACGGCCTGGTGGACGCGCTGGGCGGCTATCCCAAGGCGCTGGCGCTGGCCAAGGAGGCCGCGAAGATTCCCGCGGACGCCGCCGTGCGGGTCGAGGAGTACCCGCGTCGGAAGAGCCCCGCGGAGGTGCTGTCGTCGTTCCTGGGTGAGACGGGCGACAACAGCGATGACACCTCCGCCACCGCGCTCGCCATGCCGTGGGCTCCGGTCGTCGAGGCAGTCCGCGTGGTGAACGAGCTGGGTGTGCGCATGGGTGTCTTCGAGCCCCAGCGAGGCACGCTCTACGCGCCCGTGCCCGAAGCACGCTGGTAACCGGTCGTCCGGTTTCCGCGCCCGTGCGTGCCATCCGGACGCACGGGCGTGATGTCCAGACGCCGGGGTTCCAGAACTTCGAACCCTCACGCCCGTTTCAAAATCACCTCGGTGGGTTGCCGTGCTCCTCGAGACGCCTCGCGTCTTGAAGCGGAGACGCGGGGATGTGCCACGGAGGGAGGAGCGCCATCGGGCCCCTGCCTTGCAGGTGTCGTGGCGACGGAAGCATCTGTCGTCGGCGAGGTAGCCGCGAAGTGGGTGCAGGCGTAGAGCTGGTTCAATTTTCCTGGACGAATGCGTTCCCAGGGGCAGGTGGCCGCCGTGGGGGGCCTGAGGAGCCGAGGATGAAGAAGCGACTGGGGGACATCCTGTTGGCGCGTGGGGTGGTGGATGCGCTGCAGCTCCACTCCGCGCTGGCGTATCAGCGGAAGTGGGGTGTGCCGCTGGGGCAGGTGGTGGTGGACCAGCGCTTCTGCACGGCGGCGCAGGTGCTGGAGGCGTTGGCGGAGCAGGTGGGGATGCAGACGGTAGACCTGGATGCGCAACCTCCGGAGTCCGCGCTGGCCCGACTGATTCCCGAGCGGGTGGCGGAAGCGCACCGCGTGGTGCCGCTGAGGCTGGAGGGGCAGGCGCCTCGCGACACGCTGGTGGTGGCCATGGCCGCGCCCGCGAGCCTCGCGTCGCTGGACGCGGTGAAGAGTGTCACGGGCAGGGTGCGCGTGGTGGCGAAGCTGGCCACGGACACGTCCATCCGCCGCGCCATCGGCCGCATGTACCGGGGCGAGACGAGCACCGCGCAGCGCCGCCCTGGGATGGAGGGCTTCTCGCTGCCGGAGACGGATGAGCAGATGCCGCTGGTGCTCAGTGGCAGCATGGCGGAGCTGACGACCATGGAGGCTCCGGTCGAGGACTCGGTGGACTTGCCCTTGTTGTCCTCGCTGGAAGAGGCGACGGCGCGTCCTCCGCCTGTCATTCCGGCGTCCCGTGCGCCTTCGCACACGAAGCTGCCCACGCTGACGGCGGCGCGTCCGGAGCCCATGGCGCAGGTGCTGGTCTACGGCTGGGGCGCGGAGGCCGCGGCGGGGCTGGTGAAGGTGCTGACGGGGAAGGGGTTCAGCTCGCGGGTGGCGAACACCGAGGAGCTCCTCGCGTCGCATGAGACGCAGGTGGTGGTGACGCCGCTGCCGTCGATGGAGTCCCTGGGACGGAAGGTGCTGGCCCAGGTGGTGGTGGCGGGGAAGACGCCCGAGGTGGACCTGCCTCGCGCTCAAGCAGTGGGGGCCCGGGGCTTCCTGGCGGCCCCGGTGGACCCCGACCTGTTGTTGCGCGCGGTGCGTCGGCTCGCGCCGACGGAGGCCAACGCCACGTTTCTCAGACGCGCCAGCTGAGCGGCGCGGACTTCCGCTGAATCAAGGCGCCGTGGCGAAAAGGGAGTGGTCGCCGACGACGGAGGACTCGGGGAGCCACAGCGACTCGAGCTCCACGGGCGCGGAGGAGAAGGGCTCGGCGCGCACCAAGGCGTCGGACTCGTAGCAGCCGGTGAGGAGCCAGCCGCGCTTGACACGCTGGTACGTCTCCAGCGTGCGGGCGACGGGGTCCACCAGCCAGACGTGGGAGACACCCTGGCGCGCGTAGAGGGGGAGCTTGCGGGTGCGGTCCAGCGCCGCGGTGGTGGGCGCAATCACCTCGCAGACCCAGTCGGGGGCCAGGGTGAGGAAGGGGACGTCCGGGTCGATGGGGGACGCCACGCGCTCGCGGCGCCAGCCGGCGACATCCGGGACGAGCACGTCGTGACCCAGGCGCAGCTCGGGGGCGCGCAGGAAGCACCAGCGGCCACTGCCGCCTCGGCGCTTGTCGAGCTGTTCGCCCAGCTCCACGCCCAGCATGAAGGCGGCGCGCGTCTGCGCGGGAGTCAGCCTGGGAGAGGCCACGAGCTCTTCGTCCAGAATCTCTCCCACCCATCCCGCGGGCAGGGCCGAGAGCATGGAGTGGTTCGCCAGGTGGATGATGCCTTCCGTCACAGCGCCTCCGAAAGTGCTGCGGTTGAGGGCGGCATTCTAGGAAGGGGTCTGACATGTCCCGCGCTCGGCGGGACGCGTCACTTGCCGATGCAGAATCGCTGGAAGATTGCGTCGATGAGCGCCTCGGAAGCGGACGTTCCGGACAGCTCGCCGAGGGCTTCCAGGGCGATGGCGACTTCGCCGGACACGACCTCCAAGGTTGAGAGGTGTGAAGCGGACTCCGCGCGGGACAGTGCCTCGGAGGCGCGACGCAAGGCATCGGCGTGACGCTCGGACACGAGGGCCACCGCCGAGGGCGTGCCGGCGCCCCACAAACGTGAGAGGAGCACGTCGCGCAGTGCGTCCACACCCTCGCCCGTGAGCCCGCTGACGCGCGGACGCGGTGGGGGAGGGGGCGTGGGGGATGCACCTGGCACAGCGCTCTTCCGCGAGGACGGGGTGCTCACATCGGCGCGCGTGTGCTCCGCACCGTGAGCCGAAGCTCCGGGACGGAGTGAGTGCCCCGATGAGTCAGTCGTGACCGTGTGCATCGGTGTGACGCCGGTCACTTCGTGCGAGTGCTCCGCACGCTGTTGGTCCGGAGTTGCGGGAGCGTGAGGATGCGCAGCGGCGACATCGTGCTCGCCGTCGACCATCGGTACCAACGGGGTGCCATCCGCACCGTGCTTGTGCTCCGTCGTCTGGGCCGAAGTCGCGGGAACGAGAGGATGCGCAGCAGCCACATCGCACTTGCCGTCGACCATC
Encoded here:
- a CDS encoding Uma2 family endonuclease, yielding MTEGIIHLANHSMLSALPAGWVGEILDEELVASPRLTPAQTRAAFMLGVELGEQLDKRRGGSGRWCFLRAPELRLGHDVLVPDVAGWRRERVASPIDPDVPFLTLAPDWVCEVIAPTTAALDRTRKLPLYARQGVSHVWLVDPVARTLETYQRVKRGWLLTGCYESDALVRAEPFSSAPVELESLWLPESSVVGDHSLFATAP
- a CDS encoding metallophosphatase domain-containing protein, yielding MRLVLISDTHRRHEELEVPACDVLIHAGDFSKRGKQPELESFLSWFATQPAREKVFVAGNHDFICEREPALTRELARQAGVHYLDDEALVVSGLRLWGSPVTPRFGGMAFNYDRGAPILARWNLIPEGLDVLITHGPPKGVGDRTFLGAHVGCADLLARVRHVRPRLHVFGHIHESFGEHSVPDVPTRFLNVANCHLLPLGLRPPVTVELEPQAAMDRTSTL
- the sppA gene encoding signal peptide peptidase SppA; protein product: MKRFLVGALAFIGAMSVLFVMGLIALIVLASMSRPSVPSQLVLEMDLDRPLPEHVAEASLSSAFGEEPLTVRDVVDALEKAGDDSRVKSLLVRVGTSPGSPATTQEVRDAVKAFRAKGKKAVAFTDSFGEEGNGTSTYYFASVFDEIYMQPSGSLNILGIAFETPFARDALEKLGVKPQFDKRYEFKNAVNSYTEQGYTGPHLEATKQFTGSLFGQMVRGIAEERELTEDAVRALIDRAPLLATEAVENKLLDGLRYRDEVYAEQKKAAGDNAELLYMKKYLERAGRPHTSGDTIALVYAVGTVNRGKSDASPFGEQSLGSDSVSAALRKAVEDSRVKAILFRVDSPGGSYVASDTVRREVQRAREAGKPVIATMGTYAASGGYFVAMDADKIVAHPGTLTGSIGVYNGKFVTNGFWEKLGVNFETVSFGRNAMLTSTDAAYTPEEQARVDAELDRIYTDFTTRAAASRKMPLDKLQGLAKGRVWTGEDALTNGLVDALGGYPKALALAKEAAKIPADAAVRVEEYPRRKSPAEVLSSFLGETGDNSDDTSATALAMPWAPVVEAVRVVNELGVRMGVFEPQRGTLYAPVPEARW